The Macaca thibetana thibetana isolate TM-01 chromosome 5, ASM2454274v1, whole genome shotgun sequence genomic sequence TTTTCTTGTACTGAAGTATTGCTTGTTCTAGGAAAGTTAAgaatatgattccatttctggAGGTGGGTGGTGTTGGGGTGGGTTGAAGACTTAGGCATATGAAACAAATGTTAGTTTGGCTTTGGTGACCCTTTCCCATGGAAAGCAGCAACACTAGTAAGAACAGAGACGGGGAgactgggtgcgatggctcacgcttgcaatcccagcactttgggagactaaggcaagaggattacttgagcccaagagtttgaaaccagctcaggcaacatagtgagacccccatctctgcaaaaaatttaaaaattagcttaaaaattagccacatgtggtggtagtacatgcccatagtcccagctactttggaggctgaggtagaaggaatgcctgaggctgggaagCCAAGACTGAGGTGAGCCATGGgagtgctactgtactccagcctgaatgacagagtgagacactgtctccaaaaatagaaaaaagaaagaaaaagaaagaaagaaagaaagaaagaaagaaagaaagaaagaaagaaagaaagaaagaaagaaagaaagaaaaaagaaagaaagaaagaaagaaagagaaagaaagaaagaaaacaaaacaggggaAGTATCAATATCAGACACTACTTATATGTAGACCCAGCAGGCCCTGGCCTCCATGGAGTTATTTAAAGGGTCCTTATGAGAACtgctataaacaaaaataattttaatgactgAAAGTTTGTCATTGGGCATACGTCTCCAGAAGACACTtcctttttgtaatatttttaaatatttaatatttttatttttatttacttatttattttgagacaggttctccttctgtcacccaggctaggtagtacagtggcatgatcatagttcactgcggccttgaactcctgggctcaagggattctcttgccttagcctccagagtaactgggattacaggcacacaccagcacacctggctgatttttttattttctatttatttttttttggtggagatgggcagcatcttgtcatgttgcccaggctggtctgaaactcctagcctcaagcaatcttcctgcctcagcctctcaaagtgctgggattataggtgtgagctactgtgccctgcCAGACACTTCCTTTTTCATAGAAgatactctttaaaaatataaatgttgtttgagaagatgaaagaagaaatcatTCTCATTCACCAGTGCCCATGGGGGTAGTGGGGTGAGAGGGGAAAGAATGGGAAATTGAAAGATGAGACCCAATCCAGTAAAGGCAAGCAGGCAGCCTGTGGTTCCTAGGAAATCTCTTTCTCTGAGCTTGCTAAGTGCTGCCTGTCTCTAAGCTCTGGGGTTCCAGATGCTTCGCTgcaggtcaaggcaggaagacaGAGGGGCAAGCCAAGCTGTGGTCACCGTAGGGAGGAAGAAGGTGTCGGTCCTGTGGCAGGAAGAGGAAGCCAGGGGCCCTGCTAAGAGGCTGACTCACCCCACATCTACTCATTTTGGGGCTGGGTCTACCACTTGTTTATTTGAGAATGGCAGAGGGGGGGAAATGGGAGGACTGCCTGCGAGGTGCAGAGGAACCTGCTATGCAGAGGTCTGAATTGGCTGACCTCAgtcacagaaaaaaagcaggtgcccttttcttcttcctacccCTAACcagattttatttcaattttctaataTCATGTGAATCTTGAGGAAAGGCTGAATATAGCCTGGGAGGACTGTTGCCTAATGCAGGGGAAAGATAGCACCAAGTGAGTTTTCAGTTCTTTCTTCCTGCTTGTCTAGTGATTTCCATGCCTCCTCTGTGGAGACAGCATAGCATGGTAGTTAAGAGTCTGGGCTtccagggttcaaatcctggtccTGCTGCCTTCTAGCTGCTGTCTTGGGCAAGTatatttaatctttctgtgcctcagttgccttATCCGGACAAGTGGGCTAATAGTATCTACCCTCACAGTAGTGTTGTGACAAATAAATGATTTACTACTTGGACAGTGCCTGGAAAAATGCCTGGCAAGTATTAGCCATTACAAAGGTCAATGTGTAATTATGCTGCTTTATAGGTAAGGTGACTGATGGCAACTCGCCAGGCACAATCAGAGGCCGAGAAGGGGTTGGACCTCTTGTTGGTGCTGTGCCCACAATATTTCACAgccttgtttttaaaagataagttgTCTCCATGATCACTCCTCTTTTCTAAGCATAGCGTGGGAtttcaaatgataaaatttcaGCAGGCTGCCTTCTCAGGAGATACCAAGAAACATGAGCTGTTAGACTTGGGTTACAGTAAATCACCTTCCATTAAGTTCTGGTTTTCGTTGGTCAGACAGCTGTTCcatttgctaaaaataaatatgtttgccTTTCTATTTGACCTGTAAATGACAGGATCGTCTATGGACAAGCTCTCCAAAGAGTGCCTCTGGCttaattagtaaaaataattttggacttGAGGTCCAGGGTCTTGGTCCTAGGATCTACTGGATCCGTTACAAGCTTCTAAACCTCAACTGAGCATGGCTCATGGTGACAGGACAAGTGCCTGATGCTCTGgtatataaaataggaaaaataagaacGTCTCTGCTTTAGAGTTGAGGTTAGAAGTGTGAAGTGCTTTGGGGACCCACAGGAGAGATGCTAGATCGGTTCCAAGTAGTCTATCATGCTTAAAGGATTGTCTTTCCATGaccaaagggaaaagagaagttGGAGTTTAGACAGGATTTTAAAAGTCAGCTAAAGGCTCCAACATTACACCTGTGGTGAACAACCACAGGTAGTGTTGCATTCTTTACCTGGCATTTTTCAGGATGATAtaggagcatttaaaaaatagataagtcAATGAATGCACTTAGGGGGACATTGGCTGCCGCTCCTGTCAGCTGAAAGGTCAGCTATCTACCGTCTTATAAAACGCCCCGAAAATTCTCTAAACCTTAGAGttggggaatttttttaaaaaatcggaACCACATCTCCCTGGCTCCGTGCAGTGTGAGTTCTGCAGCTCGGGGGACGCTGCAGTGTGATGTGGTGGAGAGAGCAAGCTTCACGGCTCCTGCCATCCTGACAGCGCCCTCCctcccggcctcagcctcctggttcgCCAAACGGAGGACTGAATTTATGGCTAGCTGGTCTCTGGGGAGccttccagctctgacattcCCGCCTAGAATAGATCTTCCCGAAGGTTTCGCAGACAGACCAGAGGGGACAGAGCCGGGAAGGCGAAACAGGGACAGGCGAGAGACGCTGCTCCCAACTCGCAGAGGGAGAAAGCGTGTATCCCGGGCTGCCGGGGAGAGTGGAAAGGCAAGGACTGGTGACCACGGGGTTTCTACGCAGCTCCCGGGGAACCACGGCTGGATGGGGGTGGCGGGGAGACTGGGCGCCCATAGGAACGTGGAAGCGGGGAGGCGGCGGCGGGAGCCATGCAGGGTCTGGGTCCCCGGATGCAGGCAGAAGCGATGGGAGATCGTGGGGAGGGTAGCCCAGCGGGAGGCACGGACGACCAGGACAGCCCAGCCGCGAGACGGCTCAGCTCGGGCAGGGGTCGGGGCGCGCTGGGCGCGTGTGGGGACGCACCTGGGTCTCCTCCTCGGAAAGGCCGGCCTCGGCCGCGATGAGGCACAGCGTGGTGGAATCCGGGTGTTTGTCGACCTTGTTGAAGTTGTACTCCAGGATCTCCACCTGGTCCTCCGTGGGGCCGGTCGCGGTCTCCGCCGACATGGTCCTTGCGCGCTGCTGGGCGGGGAGAAGCGGCAGCGGTGAGCGAGGCTGGGGGCCGGCGGGACGCAGCAAAGGAAGGCGGTCGCGGCGCCGCCGggcagccccagcccctggccgCCCCCTCCCGCGGTGCCACAGCCGCGCAAGTCCCCGGCGGCAGCAGGCTGAGCGGGGGCTTACGGCTGCCCCCGACCCGGGCCTCCCTCCCCGGACGGAGCGCTGTTGCGGGCTGACAGCAGACCCTGGCGTCCGGCGCCTCCCGCGCCCCGGGGGACCCCTTGCAGCAACGCCCCCTGGATCCCTGCCTGCGACGGGGGCAAGATAGATGACTCCGCGGGTCCTCACCGCCCTCCGGCTCTAAGGAAGGAGTGAAGAGCTAGGGTGATTTTGATAATCCCCTTAAAAGCTTCCTCCCGAAAGGGGGACCTCCCCTGGGGACAGACTTGACAGATCGCGAGGGTGGGTTCGCCCGAGTCCGCTGCTAGCCGGCCTCCTTGGTACGCGGCCTTCTGTCTCTGCAGTGGGTTGGCGCTTTGGGGCCCTCTCCAGGCAGGGCTGCACACCCCACCCTTCCTCCAGAAAAGTTCCCCGCAAGACAAGTTACTTCTCAAAgttggggaggtggaggcggtGCTTTTAATGTCTTTCCATCTTACAGAGATGGAGATAGGTCGCAGAGAAGTGAATTAAGGCGGGGGATTGAGTCACGGGAGAAATTTCCACCTGTGGGCTTGCACGTGCCACTCTGCCGCTCTGCAAACTCCTCCTTCAACTCTCTGTCCCCGCTCTTTCTAAGTATGCTTTAGTGAGTCCCCGGCCTGCAGTCGCCAGGCCGCTATTTCACAATTTACGGCAAAGAACCTGCCTCACTGTGTGCTCCCCGAGGGGAGGGCTTGCAAGATGCAGCCACAATCCAACTGAGGAGGATCCAGtcagctttcttttaaaatttcagacttCCCTGTGATTGtact encodes the following:
- the HOPX gene encoding homeodomain-only protein, whose translation is MSAETATGPTEDQVEILEYNFNKVDKHPDSTTLCLIAAEAGLSEEETQKWFKQRLAKWRRSEGLPSECRSVTD